CAAGAGCTCGCTGTCGCTCTGCTTCGCGACAATGCCGATGTCTGAAACCAGCACCGTGCTCTTCGCCACGGTATCGCCGTCGAGTTTCGCGACGATGAGATAATAACCCGGCTTCACCCCGTGCTTCAGCTGAAGATAATTAGCCCCGGTTTTTGCCTTGAACTTTGCTTTGAATGCTGCATTGCTTTCTTTATATTTCGCCTTGGCCAAAATCTGCTGGTATGATCGCGACCAAGGGTCGACGTTGTATTTTTCATAGTCTGTGCGACTGATACCGACGAGCATCACCTCGAGTTCTTTGCCGCCGCGCGCGAAGGCACTCAGGTAAAGCGGCGCCGAAGTCGCAATACTCCGCATTTGGGGATATATAGTCAGATAGTTGCCTGTTGCCGAAACTCCCGTCACCGCGAGCAGCAAGAATACCAGCTGAACAAGGCGACGCATAGGCCCGCCACACTTATTAGCCACCGTATCCACCGTCAAATTTTTTAAAAAGCGCGATCGCTTTGCCGAACCTTTCGGCGTGAATTCTGAAATATTCACTGCCCTCGGCTTCGGCGCTGTTCTGCAGTTTCTGCGAGATCATTTTCAGTGCGTAGGCAGTCGTAAAGGCTTCACCGGGTAGCACCAGCTCTTCGCGGCCCCGCTGGCGCACCAGAATACCGTGCTGAATCGCGTTAATTTCGTATACATTCACGACCGGTTCGATGTGATCGACAAATGAAATGATGACAAGGTACTCGGCGTTTTTCCGTGGCCGAGCCGTGCGCGTATCGTGCATGAGCGCCATCGTCGTCCAGTGCGTGACTTCGTCATAGAGGTTCGCCCGCTGCGCCACGAGTGAGCCCATGCAACCCCTGAGACGGCGGGTTTTCTTATCAAAGATAGAAACGAACATGCCCTTGCGGCTCGGCTGCGTTTTCAACAAGGCACGCGCCGGCGCATCTTCTATAATTGGGTCACCCGCAAGCATCGCGGCGACAACGCGTTCAGAAACCGATTCGAGCGCCGCGCGCATGTTCTCGGGGGTTTCAGCCGCGATGCCCCCTGTGCCTGCGAGGCAAAGAACAAGGATAAGACCCTTATGGCGCCATAGCATGCAGTACAACCAAACGAATGCTTGCCGCGGTCGAGCCAAAACATGAGGCGATTGCGTGCTGCATTTTCTCACGGCGCCCGCTGCGTTACGTTTCTATATCCTCATGAATCTGGCGGTGGGCTGCACTTCGCGCCAGATAACAGAAGGGCAGATCGAAAGTTGCCTCGCACGTACAGATACCGTGAGCCACGACACTTCCCGCCGCGCTGCGATCGCATGGCTCGTCGCGTATGATCAGAAAGTCAAAGACACGCGCTGCTGCGCGCTCGAACCGCGCCCGAGTCTGCTCGCGAAACGCCGCGATCTGAAAGAGCTGAACGACGAACTTCTGAACCGCATCGACGCGCTTGAAACAGGTTCAGATGCCGCGAGGCGCGCAGAACTATCGGCTGGCGACAAGTGCTACCGCGCGCTGATCGATCTCTACCACGATGGTTTGTTTGCGGCACGATCGCAGCGCTGATCATTTCAGATAATTCAGCGGATCTTTCGGGTCTTTGCCTGAACGCACTTCGAAATGCAGATGCGGCCCGGTGGCCTTGCCGGTCTTGCCGACATAACCGATCACCTCACCCGTCTTTACCTGCTGCCCCTTACGCGACTTAGTGCGCGACTGGTGGCAATAATAGGTGAACACGTTACCTGAATGCTGCACAATGATGTAATGGCCCCACCATTTATTTGAGGAGTTCTCAAATACCACTCCCTCTTTCGCCGCTTTTATCGGCTCGCCGACAGGCGCCATGATATCAATACCGCGGTGAAAGTCTCCGCTCTTTTTCGTCACCGGGTCGATACGCGGGCCGAACTTTGAACTGACACGGCCATCGACGGGCACAGTGAACCCACCGGCGTTCACTGACGGCGGCTCTGGCGGCGGTTTCTGCCCGACAGCGCGCAGGTAGCCGTTAAACACCCAGCCCGTTCTGCCGCCATAATCGATTTCGGCCCAGAAGTCTTTGAGGCCGTCGACGGTGTCTTTTGCTTTTGAATAGCGCAGCACATCCACTTCGGCATCTGCCGGCACCAGAGCAATAAATTCACCCGCAAGCGAAGGCTCACTGCGCATGCGCAGGCCGGTCGTGATGTAGACGTATTTCTTTTCTTTTTTCGCTGTCGACGGCACTGCCTGCTCGGGAATATTTTTCAGATACATCTGCGGTATATAACCTTCGCTGCCCGATGCAGTGCGCACCATCACCCAGCCAAACTTCGGAGCGTTCGCGTCTCTCGTGTTGATCATCAAGACCACCTCGACCTTATCGCCAGGTTTCACCGTGTCGAGGTTCTGCGAGTCGCTTTCTGAATGCCAGGTCTTGAGCTTATACTGGCTCGTCACAATCGCATATACCTTCTTTGCTTCGGGAATTCCGGTCAGCTCGTTGTGGTCGACGAGCCTCATCTTCGCCGCGCTACGCGCCTCGATCGGCATCTGAATGCCCATGCCCGGTTTCAGCTGCTCAAGGTCTTTTTGAAATTCTGCAAAGCGCGCGAGCAACTTCTCGCGCTTTTTGTTGCTCTCGTCGAGCACCTGACCGGTTTTCGTCTGCGATTGTTTTCGAAGGTCTTCGAGTTCGAGCGCCGCCAACGCACCGCATGTGACAATAACCAACCCAGCATTCACCACGAATCGCATAACGCCCTCTTCGCTGTGAGGTTGGCGGGTCAATCAGTTATATTCGCCTCTTTTGGCGACTGCGACGCCCAAAAAGGCGAAATGACGCGAGCAAGCTTGGACAAATTCAAAACTTTATGGCTGCTTGGTGCCGGTTTTAGTACAATTTGACCATGAGTTCTGTGCAAACTGTGGCCACCGGCGCCACAGCGCCCTTGGTCGACGTGCAATCGAGCGCCGACACCCGCCGCATCGCAATCGACAAGGTAGGCATCAAGAGTATTCGTTACCCGATTCAGATTCGCGACAAAACGGGCGATACGCAGACAACCGTTGCCGAATTGAACATGTACGTCTATTTGCCGCAGCACTTCAAGGGCACGCACATGTCGCGTTTCGTTGAAATTCTCGAGCGAAAAAAACACCTCGATGTGCCTGCGTTTAAGGCATTGTTACCCGAAATGCTCGAGCGCCTCGAGTCGCGTGCAGGCCAGATCGAAATGCGTTTTACGTACTTCGTCAATAAAACTGCGCCAGTAAGCGGAGTTCAAAGCCTTATGGATTATGACGTGACCTTCATCGGCAAGTGTGAAGAAGGTATCACCGACCTGCAGATCAAAGTTGCCGTGCCCGTCACAAGCCTTTGCCCCTGCTCAAAAGAAATTTCGCAATACGGCGCGCACAACCAGCGCAGCCACATCACCATCACGGCGCGGCTCAGCGAATTTGCCGAAGGCCATAATACCCTGTGGATCGAAGATATTATTCGCATCGCAGAAGAGAGTGCGTCATGCGAGCTCTACGGGTTGCTCAAGCGCCCCGACGAAA
The sequence above is a segment of the Turneriella parva DSM 21527 genome. Coding sequences within it:
- a CDS encoding AMMECR1 domain-containing protein, yielding MLWRHKGLILVLCLAGTGGIAAETPENMRAALESVSERVVAAMLAGDPIIEDAPARALLKTQPSRKGMFVSIFDKKTRRLRGCMGSLVAQRANLYDEVTHWTTMALMHDTRTARPRKNAEYLVIISFVDHIEPVVNVYEINAIQHGILVRQRGREELVLPGEAFTTAYALKMISQKLQNSAEAEGSEYFRIHAERFGKAIALFKKFDGGYGG
- a CDS encoding peptidoglycan DD-metalloendopeptidase family protein encodes the protein MRFVVNAGLVIVTCGALAALELEDLRKQSQTKTGQVLDESNKKREKLLARFAEFQKDLEQLKPGMGIQMPIEARSAAKMRLVDHNELTGIPEAKKVYAIVTSQYKLKTWHSESDSQNLDTVKPGDKVEVVLMINTRDANAPKFGWVMVRTASGSEGYIPQMYLKNIPEQAVPSTAKKEKKYVYITTGLRMRSEPSLAGEFIALVPADAEVDVLRYSKAKDTVDGLKDFWAEIDYGGRTGWVFNGYLRAVGQKPPPEPPSVNAGGFTVPVDGRVSSKFGPRIDPVTKKSGDFHRGIDIMAPVGEPIKAAKEGVVFENSSNKWWGHYIIVQHSGNVFTYYCHQSRTKSRKGQQVKTGEVIGYVGKTGKATGPHLHFEVRSGKDPKDPLNYLK
- the folE2 gene encoding GTP cyclohydrolase FolE2, which gives rise to MSSVQTVATGATAPLVDVQSSADTRRIAIDKVGIKSIRYPIQIRDKTGDTQTTVAELNMYVYLPQHFKGTHMSRFVEILERKKHLDVPAFKALLPEMLERLESRAGQIEMRFTYFVNKTAPVSGVQSLMDYDVTFIGKCEEGITDLQIKVAVPVTSLCPCSKEISQYGAHNQRSHITITARLSEFAEGHNTLWIEDIIRIAEESASCELYGLLKRPDEKYVTEKAYENPKFVEDLVRDVAHRLNLDDRISHYIAEAENFESIHNHSAYALIEKQK